The Mercurialis annua linkage group LG2, ddMerAnnu1.2, whole genome shotgun sequence genome contains a region encoding:
- the LOC126668180 gene encoding protein ULTRAPETALA 2-like, translating into MEIEIEVMISEGLFMEKELKEIDGFKRGTDYVEVNCGCTSRRYGDSMARLTVYANGQFLIACDCAPGCQSERMTPYEFEKHAEREGNSRWTSHIWVLINNKKVPIWRTPLLKYYKLTANRASGSKKRIFHRDEFICCSKCKKNRRFRLRNKEELRIYHDSLLNKRWQCSDSPYHNISCKVEEERASRKNCRGCPRRSSCKGCTSCVCFGCLKCRFIDCSCRTCVDFMQNAEPN; encoded by the exons ATggaaattgaaattgaagtaATGATCAGTGAAGGCCTTTTCATGGAGAAGGAGCTAAAGGAGATTGATGGATTCAAGAGAGGAACTGATTATGTTGAAGTAAACTGCGGTTGCACCAGTCGACGTTACGGAGATTCAATGGCCCGACTTACGGTTTATGCTAACGGTCAATTCCTTATTGCTTGCGATTGTGCCCCAGGTTGCCAAAGCG AAAGAATGACACCATATGAATTTGAGAAGCATGCAGAAAGGGAAGGAAATAGTAGGTGGACAAGCCACATTTGGGTGCTAATCAACAACAAAAAGGTACCAATCTGGAGAACACCATTACTCAAGTATTACAAGCTTACTGCAAATAGAGCTAGCGGCTCCAAGAAACGAATCTTCCACCGCGATGAGTTCATTTGCTGCTCCAAATGCAAGAAAAATCGCAGGTTTCGCTTGCGGAATAAGGAGGAACTTAGAATCTACCATGACTCTTTGCTCAACAAAAGATGGCAGTGTTCTGATAGCCCTTATCATAA TATAAGCTGCAAGGTCGAAGAAGAGCGTGCTAGCCGCAAGAACTGCAGAGGTTGCCCTCGTAGGTCGAGCTGCAAAGGCTGCACTTCTTGTGTGTGCTTTGGGTGCCTAAAGTGCAGGTTTATCGATTGCAGCTGCCGAACCTGCGTGGACTTCATGCAAAACGCTGAACCTAATTGA
- the LOC126668969 gene encoding lysine-specific histone demethylase 1 homolog 2, which translates to METPGQKGSVAKRPLRKKAGLRNYDENLMDELIESHLGGSLKKKFRTREELEKETETEAMLALSLGFPIDALLEDEIKAGVVRELGGKEQNDYIVVRNHILARWRSNVKVWLLKGQVKETVSNEYEHLLSAAYDFLLYNGYINFGLLTSLAPPMPELTNERSVIIVGAGLAGLSAAKQLMSFGFKVIVLEGRNRPGGRVYTQKMGNEGQFAAVDLGGSVITGIHANPLGVLARQLSIPLHKVRDNCPLYGTDGAPVDREVDLKIEFIFNKLLDKVMELRKTMGGFGNDISLSSVLERLRQLYNVARTKEEKQLLDWHFANLEYANAGCLSNLSATYWDQDDPYEMGGDHCLLAGGNWRLINALCEGVPIFYGKTVNTIKYGSEGVKVIAGEQAFEADMVLCTVPLGVLKKKIINFDPELPTNKLAAIDRLGFGMLNKVAMVFPHVFWGEELDTFGCLNENSNKRGEFFLFYGNHTVSGGAVLIALVAGEAAQMFEDTDPCTVLHRVLSILRGIYKPKGIDVPDPVQTICTKWGSDPFSYGSYSHVRVQSSGSDYDLLAETVGERLFFAGEATTRQYPATMHGAFLSGLREASRILKVSKNWQNNLRKSIPRNVGVSNDALLDLFKRPEVEFGNFSLVYNPFTEDPKSMAILRVTFDNCEDDLKKQLANGFENHLNLPLQLYAVLNRDHALKLQEMAGSDKEKVWYLIKVMGLKLMGHSAVVNASGVLISSIVTARRGRGKKIIAGQHSSA; encoded by the exons ATGGAAACCCCAGGGCAGAAAGGGTCAGTCGCGAAGAGGCCCTTGAGGAAGAAAGCAGGGTTACGGAATTATGATGAAAATTTGATGGATGAGTTGATAGAGAGTCATTTGGGTGGTTCTTTGAAGAAAAAGTTTCGAACCAGGGAAGAATTGGAGAAAGAGACTGAAACCGAGGCCATGCTGGCATTATCTCTGGGATTCCCGATTGATGCATTACTTGAGGATGAGATTAAAGCTGGAGTGGTAAGAGAATTAGGGGGAAAAGAACAGAATGATTATATTGTCGTGAGGAATCATATCCTTGCGAGGTGGAGAAGTAACGTGAAGGTCTGGTTATTGAAGGGACAAGTTAAAGAAACTGTGAGCAATGAGTATGAGCATTTGTTATCTGCTGCTTATGACTTTCTGTTGTACAACGGGTATATCAATTTCGGGCTTTTAACATCACTTGCACCTCCAATGCCAGAGTTGACTAATGAAAGATCTGTGATAATTGTTGGTGCTGGACTTGCTGGTTTGTCAGCTGCAAAGCAGCTCATGTCTTTTGGTTTCAAGGTCATTGTTTTAGAAGGCAGGAATCGTCCTGGAGGGAGAGTTTATACTCAAAAGATGGGTAACGAGGGCCAATTTGCTGCTGTGGATCTTGGTGGCAGTGTAATTACTGGTATTCATGCTAATCCACTCGGAGTTCTTGCGAGGCAACTTTCTATTCCACTCCATAAGGTTCGAGATAACTGTCCCTTGTACGGAACAGATGGGGCACCTGTTGATAGGGAAGTTGATCTTAAGATTGAATTCATCTTCAATAAGTTGCTCGATAAAGTCATGGAACTTAGGAAAACCATGGGTGGATTTGGAAATGATATTTCTCTAAGTTCAGTTTTGGAGAGACTTAGGCAATTGTATAATGTGGCTAGAACTAAAGAAGAGAAGCAACTGCTTGATTGGCACTTCGCCAACCTGGAATATGCAAATGCAGGATGCCTTTCAAATCTGTCAGCAACATATTGGGATCAGGATGATCCTTATGAAATGGGTGGGGACCACTGCTTGCTAGCTGGAGGTAACTGGAGATTGATCAATGCCCTATGCGAAGGAGTTCCAATATTCTACGGGAAAACTGTAAACACTATTAAGTATGGGAGTGAAGGAGTTAAAGTGATTGCCGGAGAGCAAGCGTTTGAAGCAGATATGGTGCTCTGTACTGTGCCTCTTGGAGtcttgaagaaaaaaattatcaactttGACCCAGAGTTACCAACAAATAAGCTTGCAGCGATTGATAGATTGGGTTTCGGTATGCTTAATAAAGTCGCAATGGTCTTCCCTCATGTGTTTTGGGGAGAAGAATTGGATACTTTCGGATGTCTCAATGAGAATAGCAATAAGCGTGGAGAGTTCTTTTTGTTCTATGGAAACCACACTGTTTCTGGAGGTGCAGTTCTTATTGCGTTGGTGGCTGGAGAAGCTGCACAAATGTTTGAAGATACAGATCCATGTACTGTACTCCACCGAGTTCTAAGCATTTTAAGAG GCATATATAAGCCAAAAGGCATCGATGTTCCTGATCCCGTACAAACAATTTGTACTAAATGGGGAAGTGACCCTTTTAGTTATGGTTCATATTCTCATGTTAGGGTACAGTCATCTGGTAGTGACTATGATCTACTTGCAGAAACAGTTGGGGAGCGACTGTTTTTTGCTGGTGAGGCCACAACTAGGCAATATCCAGCTACGATGCATGGCGCCTTCTTGAGCGGTTTAAGAGAAGCTTCTCGCATTTTAAAAGTCAGCAAAAATTGGCAAAACAATTTGAGGAAGTCCATTCCGAGGAACGTTGGAGTAAGCAATGATGCATTACTAGATCTATTTAAGAGACCTGAGGTGGAATTCGGAAATTTTTCGTTGGTATATAATCCCTTCACGGAAGACCCAAAATCAATGGCGATATTGAGAGTAACATTTGATAATTGTGAAGATGATCTGAAGAAACAATTAGCCAATGGCTTTGAAAATCATTTGAACCTACCGTTGCAGCTTTACGCAGTATTAAATCGTGATCATGCACTTAAGTTACAAGAGATGGCAGGAAGTGACAAAGAAAAGGTGTGGTATTTGATTAAAGTCATGGGTTTGAAACTAATGGGACACAGTGCAGTGGTAAATGCGAGTGGTGTCTTGATTTCTAGCATTGTTACTGCACGAAGAGGGCGTGGCAAGAAAATAATCGCTGGACAACATAGTTCCGCTTAG